In Halomarina salina, one DNA window encodes the following:
- a CDS encoding helix-turn-helix domain-containing protein encodes MKYIRLTVRFPRTLRHPMHQYLDEADHARWSKMLTWNHSHEDLTFALFHVLAEREPYVERLAAVDRVVDYDITEAAGGGFYVFVREETSPQVETFQRAFTHEGLLVVPPLTYQPNGELTLTVLGAPEALRSVVGGFPEELSATVDRLGEYDHEGVGRRLTSRQRDALQAALDVGYYDVPRSGGVDDVADGLGCAPSTASTHLRKAESSLVREALE; translated from the coding sequence GTGAAGTACATCCGTCTCACCGTCCGGTTCCCGCGGACGCTCCGGCACCCGATGCACCAGTACCTCGACGAGGCCGACCACGCTCGCTGGTCGAAGATGCTGACGTGGAACCACTCCCACGAGGACCTCACGTTCGCGCTGTTCCACGTGCTCGCCGAGCGCGAACCCTACGTCGAGCGACTGGCCGCCGTCGACAGGGTCGTCGACTACGACATCACCGAGGCGGCGGGCGGCGGGTTCTACGTCTTCGTCCGCGAGGAGACGTCACCGCAGGTCGAGACGTTCCAGCGGGCGTTCACCCACGAGGGGTTGCTGGTGGTGCCGCCGCTGACCTACCAGCCGAACGGCGAACTGACGCTGACCGTGCTCGGCGCGCCCGAGGCGCTCCGGTCGGTCGTCGGCGGATTTCCCGAGGAACTGTCCGCGACGGTCGACCGACTGGGCGAGTACGACCACGAGGGCGTCGGGCGGCGACTCACGTCGAGACAGCGGGACGCGTTGCAGGCGGCGCTGGACGTCGGCTACTACGACGTACCGCGGTCGGGCGGCGTGGACGACGTCGCCGACGGCCTCGGCTGTGCACCGAGTACGGCGTCGACACACCTCAGAAAAGCGGAGTCGAGCCTCGTCCGCGAGGCACTGGAGTAG
- a CDS encoding DUF1328 domain-containing protein, producing the protein MNALAAVSALPLQGGGLLWLAIVFIILAVVAGLAGFRGIAGLTMGAARLLVLVFIVLAVISFLV; encoded by the coding sequence ATGAACGCGCTCGCAGCCGTTTCCGCGCTTCCGCTCCAAGGCGGGGGCCTGCTCTGGCTCGCCATCGTGTTCATCATCCTGGCAGTCGTCGCTGGACTGGCCGGGTTCAGGGGTATCGCGGGGCTCACGATGGGCGCCGCGCGACTCCTGGTACTCGTCTTCATCGTCCTGGCGGTCATCTCCTTCCTGGTGTGA
- the rnhB gene encoding ribonuclease HII: MEFGVDEAGKGPVLGPMVAACVAAPSDALPDDVDDSKRVAPTRREAIAATLREDPRVRVGVATIDPERIDGEEDMNTLTVVAHAAAIDDAGATGAGLADACDVDAARFARRVAGRVEADVDLRAEHGADESSALVGAASIVAKVERDAALADVADRLGEVGSGYPSDRTTRAFLREYVREHGSLPSCARASWKTSRDVLASAEQSNLDAF, translated from the coding sequence ATGGAGTTCGGTGTCGACGAAGCCGGGAAGGGGCCGGTGCTCGGACCGATGGTCGCGGCGTGCGTCGCCGCGCCGTCCGACGCCCTCCCCGACGACGTGGACGACTCGAAGCGGGTGGCTCCGACCCGCCGCGAGGCCATCGCCGCGACGCTCCGCGAGGACCCGCGGGTCCGCGTCGGCGTCGCGACCATCGACCCGGAACGCATCGACGGCGAGGAGGACATGAACACGCTGACCGTCGTCGCCCACGCGGCGGCCATCGACGACGCCGGGGCGACGGGAGCCGGCCTCGCCGACGCCTGCGACGTGGACGCGGCGCGGTTCGCCCGGCGCGTCGCCGGGCGCGTCGAGGCGGACGTGGACCTCCGGGCCGAACACGGCGCGGACGAGTCCTCGGCGCTCGTCGGTGCCGCGAGCATCGTCGCGAAGGTCGAACGGGACGCTGCGCTCGCGGACGTGGCCGACCGACTCGGCGAGGTGGGTAGCGGCTACCCCAGCGACCGGACGACGCGCGCGTTCCTCAGGGAGTACGTCCGGGAACACGGTTCTCTCCCCTCGTGTGCGCGCGCGTCGTGGAAGACCAGTCGGGACGTGCTGGCGTCGGCAGAGCAGTCGAACCTCGACGCGTTCTGA
- a CDS encoding preprotein translocase subunit SecD, translating into MNVRENWRVVLLVVFVVLSSVALFAPRGGSDTPAATPSPVQNGTNGTNTTNVTTTVNTDSGPTNLKFGLELSGGTRIRAPLIGLTAEGVSIPNENATSVEQDLASRLNLSTLDIQIRSQGDTVEVFSSNVSREQFASALQSAGYDVSTGDIRDGVTDRTLQTAVEVLDQKIRGAGSLSGGDAAIARSGGEAFVLVEVPGATRAEVLDLIGDRGQVVVVAHFPGEDGSYRNVPLFTQDDMTPGQVTENERGQPVVPTTLTDSAAQNFSDAMRKFGFTDQGVFACRYSGNPDDSGYCLYTVRGGGVVNGEIQGDVVYAASMGDKLASTIANEDFTKDPTFVTSASNQSEAQRLRLDLQAGALPAQLDIDGGTSYYLQATLADRFKTFSVVTGIAAMLAVAVVVGARYREPGVALPMVLTAAAEVYILLGFASAVGLALDLSHIAGFIAVIGTGVDDLVIIADEILQSGDVKTGRVFKSRFRKALWVIGAAAATTIVALSPLAVLSLGDLQGFAIVTIVGVLVGVLVTRPAYGDILRNVVLD; encoded by the coding sequence GGTCGTCCTGCTCGTCGTCTTCGTCGTCCTCTCCAGCGTCGCGCTGTTCGCCCCGCGCGGCGGGTCGGACACGCCCGCGGCGACGCCGTCGCCCGTGCAGAACGGTACCAACGGGACGAACACCACGAACGTCACCACGACGGTGAACACCGACAGCGGCCCGACGAACCTGAAGTTCGGCCTCGAACTCTCGGGCGGGACGCGCATCCGCGCGCCGTTGATCGGTCTCACCGCCGAGGGCGTCTCGATACCGAACGAGAACGCCACGAGCGTCGAACAGGACCTCGCCTCGCGGCTCAACCTCTCGACGCTCGACATCCAGATTCGCTCGCAGGGTGACACCGTCGAGGTGTTCTCGAGCAACGTCTCCCGCGAGCAGTTCGCCAGTGCGCTCCAGTCGGCGGGCTACGACGTGAGCACGGGCGACATCCGCGACGGCGTCACGGACCGGACGCTCCAGACGGCCGTCGAGGTGCTGGACCAGAAGATTCGCGGTGCGGGGTCGCTCTCCGGCGGTGACGCCGCTATCGCGCGCTCGGGCGGCGAGGCGTTCGTCCTCGTCGAGGTGCCCGGCGCGACGCGCGCGGAGGTCCTGGACCTCATCGGCGACCGAGGGCAGGTCGTCGTCGTCGCGCACTTCCCCGGTGAGGACGGGTCGTACCGGAACGTTCCGCTGTTCACACAGGACGATATGACACCTGGGCAGGTGACTGAAAACGAACGGGGGCAGCCCGTCGTCCCGACGACGCTCACCGACTCCGCTGCCCAGAACTTCTCCGATGCGATGCGGAAGTTCGGGTTCACCGACCAGGGTGTCTTCGCGTGTCGGTACAGCGGGAACCCCGACGACTCGGGCTACTGTCTCTACACCGTCCGCGGAGGCGGGGTCGTAAACGGCGAGATACAGGGCGATGTCGTCTACGCGGCGAGCATGGGCGACAAACTAGCTTCGACCATCGCCAACGAAGACTTCACGAAGGACCCGACGTTCGTCACGAGCGCGTCCAACCAGTCCGAGGCCCAGCGCCTGCGCCTCGACCTGCAGGCCGGTGCGCTCCCGGCGCAACTCGACATCGACGGTGGAACCAGCTACTACCTCCAGGCGACGCTCGCAGACCGGTTCAAGACGTTCTCCGTGGTGACGGGTATCGCCGCGATGCTCGCCGTCGCGGTGGTCGTGGGCGCGCGCTACCGCGAACCGGGTGTCGCGCTCCCGATGGTGCTGACCGCGGCCGCCGAGGTGTACATCCTGCTCGGGTTCGCCTCCGCGGTCGGCCTGGCGCTCGACCTCTCGCACATCGCTGGGTTCATCGCGGTCATCGGGACGGGGGTGGACGACCTGGTCATCATCGCCGACGAGATTCTCCAGAGCGGGGACGTGAAGACGGGCCGCGTGTTCAAATCGCGGTTCCGCAAGGCGCTCTGGGTCATCGGTGCGGCCGCGGCGACGACCATCGTCGCGTTGAGTCCGCTCGCGGTGCTCTCGCTCGGCGACCTGCAGGGGTTCGCCATCGTCACCATCGTCGGCGTGCTGGTCGGCGTGCTGGTCACGCGACCGGCGTACGGTGACATCCTCAGGAACGTCGTCCTCGACTGA
- a CDS encoding DUF389 domain-containing protein, with protein sequence MRLLQVLVPTSERAQVEDALDDLGAEYLVVDEVRRTEAVVMYVPAPQGAVERVRERLREAGLGDDTYIVVTDAEAVEGVDTGELEGLVEGPKGERGVSHARLRERADDLWPDGGTYIALSFLAALVAVSGLLLDSAIVIVGAMVIAPFAGSTLSASAGAVIGDRDMVVRSARAQIIGLFVGLMGALLVAFAIQQAGFVPESLAISQAQQVGFFLTPSLLALAIAICAGAAGALALATDLPVAIAGVAVAAAIIPAVATSAIGVVWNQPLMAAGSIVLLLMNIVFLNLTAYVALVALGYRSSVVRSAVSGSGLTARTGVYAILVVVFLAVTVVTVGAASTHILFEHDAATAVSATLDDPQYASLELHDISVSYEDNGLFSEPESVTVVLGRTTDDDYALLAQSLQDRVAERTGNDVTVRIQFVDYQSASADGQDVAGSPARGVHAAPA encoded by the coding sequence ATGCGATTACTACAGGTGCTCGTGCCGACGTCCGAGCGCGCCCAGGTCGAGGACGCGCTGGACGACCTCGGGGCGGAGTATCTCGTCGTCGACGAGGTGAGACGCACCGAAGCGGTCGTGATGTACGTCCCGGCCCCGCAGGGTGCCGTCGAGCGTGTCCGGGAGCGACTGCGCGAGGCCGGTCTCGGCGACGACACGTACATCGTCGTCACCGACGCGGAGGCGGTCGAGGGCGTCGACACCGGCGAACTGGAAGGACTCGTTGAGGGGCCGAAGGGCGAACGCGGCGTCTCTCACGCCCGACTGCGCGAACGGGCCGACGACCTCTGGCCCGACGGCGGGACGTACATCGCGCTCTCCTTCCTGGCCGCGCTCGTCGCGGTGTCGGGACTCCTGCTCGACTCGGCCATCGTCATCGTCGGGGCGATGGTCATCGCACCGTTCGCCGGGTCGACGCTGTCGGCGAGTGCGGGCGCGGTCATCGGCGACCGCGACATGGTCGTCCGGAGCGCCCGTGCCCAGATAATCGGGCTGTTCGTCGGGCTGATGGGGGCGCTGCTGGTCGCGTTCGCCATCCAGCAGGCCGGGTTCGTCCCCGAGTCGCTCGCCATCTCGCAGGCCCAGCAGGTCGGCTTCTTCCTCACGCCGAGTCTGCTCGCGCTCGCCATCGCCATCTGTGCGGGCGCTGCGGGGGCGCTGGCGCTGGCGACCGACCTCCCCGTCGCCATCGCCGGCGTCGCCGTCGCCGCCGCCATCATCCCGGCGGTGGCGACGTCGGCCATCGGCGTCGTCTGGAACCAGCCGCTGATGGCCGCCGGCTCCATCGTCCTGCTGCTGATGAACATCGTCTTCCTCAACCTCACCGCGTACGTCGCGCTCGTCGCGCTGGGCTACCGCTCGTCGGTGGTCCGCAGCGCGGTGTCCGGCTCCGGTCTCACCGCCCGGACGGGTGTCTACGCGATTCTCGTCGTCGTCTTCCTCGCCGTCACCGTCGTCACCGTCGGCGCGGCCAGCACGCACATCCTGTTCGAACACGACGCGGCGACGGCCGTCTCGGCCACGCTCGACGACCCGCAGTACGCGTCGCTCGAACTCCACGACATCTCGGTCAGCTACGAGGACAACGGCCTGTTCAGCGAACCCGAATCGGTTACGGTCGTCCTCGGTCGGACCACCGACGACGACTACGCGTTACTCGCTCAGTCGCTCCAGGACCGGGTCGCCGAGCGGACGGGCAACGACGTCACGGTCCGCATCCAGTTCGTCGACTACCAGTCCGCGTCGGCGGACGGTCAGGACGTCGCCGGGTCGCCCGCTCGGGGCGTCCACGCCGCGCCGGCGTGA
- a CDS encoding macro domain-containing protein, protein MEFTVVEGDVSAQTADALVNAAGTSFRMGSGVAGALRRADRLGCESLAIPALGCGVAGFDLAEGATLVGEAIDAYDPETLATVRFVGYGEEAETIRRAVEPSR, encoded by the coding sequence ATGGAGTTCACCGTCGTCGAAGGTGACGTCTCGGCACAGACAGCGGACGCACTGGTCAACGCCGCCGGGACCTCCTTTCGGATGGGGTCGGGCGTCGCGGGCGCGCTCCGCCGGGCCGACCGTCTCGGCTGCGAGTCGCTCGCGATTCCGGCGCTCGGCTGTGGCGTCGCGGGGTTCGACCTCGCCGAGGGCGCGACACTCGTCGGCGAGGCCATCGACGCCTACGACCCCGAGACGCTCGCGACCGTCCGGTTCGTCGGCTACGGCGAGGAGGCCGAGACGATCCGTCGGGCGGTCGAACCGTCTCGGTGA
- a CDS encoding cytochrome P450 produces MATNRTRVPSGPDGLPVLGNTLDLTRDVFRFYEELHAEYGDVVRYEVAGDEGYMVAHPDLVEQVLVTDDEAFVKGDLLQRTLRGALGEGMLLAEGDDWRAQRTTAQPAFYRERVAAYGDTMVDFADGTASEWSDGDVLDVRPEMSELTLRILARTLFGLDIRGEESVVRDTADAMRERMDASTVVAYLPDWVPAPRIRAYKRAVADARALIDDLIERRRREGSHPSGESDLLTMLVAAAEAGGMDDETLRDNMLTFLFAGHETSALALTYALFCLGHDPEAQARLHDELDAHDGPLTADALSHLDVLDRTVREAMRLYPPVYTHFREPIRDVTVGDYRIPEGAVVSLPQWVVHRDERWYDDPLTFDPERWLDWDGPEYAYFPFSGGPRHCIGMRFAELETRLVLGTLLRNWRVESVTERPLDLVASATATPAYPVELRVHER; encoded by the coding sequence ATGGCGACGAACCGCACTCGCGTCCCGTCCGGCCCCGACGGCCTCCCGGTGCTCGGCAACACGCTCGACCTCACGCGCGACGTGTTCAGGTTCTACGAGGAACTGCACGCCGAGTACGGCGACGTCGTTCGCTACGAGGTGGCCGGCGACGAGGGGTACATGGTCGCCCACCCGGACCTCGTCGAACAGGTGCTCGTGACCGACGACGAGGCGTTCGTCAAGGGCGACCTGTTACAGCGCACGCTCCGGGGAGCGCTCGGAGAGGGGATGTTGCTCGCCGAGGGCGACGACTGGCGCGCCCAGCGGACGACCGCACAGCCAGCGTTCTACCGCGAACGCGTCGCCGCGTACGGCGACACGATGGTCGACTTCGCCGACGGCACGGCCAGCGAGTGGTCGGACGGCGACGTCCTCGACGTCCGTCCCGAGATGAGCGAACTCACCCTGCGCATCCTCGCGCGGACGCTGTTCGGCCTCGACATCCGCGGCGAGGAGTCGGTCGTCCGCGACACGGCCGACGCGATGCGCGAGCGCATGGACGCCTCCACGGTCGTCGCGTACCTCCCCGACTGGGTGCCGGCACCCCGGATTCGAGCCTACAAACGGGCCGTCGCGGACGCCCGCGCCCTCATCGACGACCTCATCGAACGGCGCAGGCGCGAGGGCAGCCACCCGAGCGGTGAGAGCGACCTGCTCACGATGCTCGTCGCGGCGGCCGAGGCGGGCGGGATGGACGACGAGACGCTCCGGGACAACATGCTCACGTTCCTCTTCGCCGGCCACGAGACGTCGGCGCTCGCGTTGACCTACGCGCTGTTCTGTCTCGGTCACGACCCCGAGGCGCAGGCACGACTCCACGACGAACTCGACGCGCACGACGGCCCGCTGACCGCCGACGCCCTCTCCCACCTCGACGTGCTCGACCGGACGGTCCGCGAGGCGATGCGCCTCTACCCGCCGGTGTACACTCACTTCCGAGAGCCGATCCGTGACGTGACGGTCGGCGACTACCGGATTCCGGAGGGCGCCGTCGTATCGCTCCCGCAGTGGGTCGTCCACCGCGACGAGCGCTGGTACGACGACCCGCTGACGTTCGACCCGGAGCGCTGGCTCGACTGGGACGGCCCGGAGTACGCCTACTTCCCGTTCAGCGGCGGCCCTCGCCACTGCATCGGGATGCGATTCGCCGAGCTAGAGACGCGACTCGTCCTCGGGACGCTCCTCCGGAACTGGCGCGTCGAGTCGGTCACCGAGCGACCGCTGGACCTGGTCGCGAGTGCGACGGCGACGCCGGCGTATCCGGTCGAACTCCGAGTCCACGAAAGGTAG
- a CDS encoding helix-turn-helix domain-containing protein encodes MRPNPSGDRNRDPASLAVGPQSPQETEAASDASPTVAELRLSAEDLALASSFERRPDLSIRVEPVAASRPAHPFSFAWVGGEGGDADPTQVRRGRGAREDDDVGGLLDALAADPTVDVRSVLARRSGMALCELGFCDHVSLVADVVTSRDGTVLSASATDGEWSLRVRYATREALAETVSTLDRFDVEARLSQIGCRSGSAGTDLTEKQRETVAVAFERGYFEIPRQVSLEDLAEELDVTHQALSERLRRAEQALLRAEFGD; translated from the coding sequence ATGAGACCCAACCCATCCGGTGACCGGAACCGCGACCCGGCATCCCTGGCAGTGGGGCCACAGAGTCCGCAGGAGACGGAGGCCGCGTCCGACGCCTCGCCGACCGTCGCCGAACTTCGGCTCTCGGCCGAGGACCTGGCGCTGGCGTCGTCGTTCGAGCGACGGCCCGACCTGTCGATACGCGTCGAACCCGTCGCGGCGAGTCGTCCGGCCCACCCGTTCTCGTTCGCGTGGGTGGGCGGCGAGGGTGGCGACGCGGACCCGACGCAGGTCCGTCGAGGGCGCGGCGCTCGGGAGGACGACGACGTCGGTGGCCTGCTCGACGCGCTGGCGGCCGACCCGACCGTCGACGTCCGCTCGGTGCTCGCGCGGCGCAGCGGGATGGCGCTGTGCGAACTCGGGTTCTGCGACCACGTCTCGCTGGTCGCCGACGTCGTCACCAGCCGGGACGGGACCGTCCTCTCGGCGAGCGCTACCGACGGCGAGTGGTCGCTCCGGGTCCGCTACGCGACGCGGGAGGCGCTCGCGGAGACGGTGTCGACGCTCGACCGCTTCGACGTCGAGGCGCGACTCTCCCAGATCGGCTGTCGGAGCGGGTCGGCGGGAACCGACCTGACCGAGAAACAGCGCGAGACAGTCGCCGTCGCCTTCGAACGGGGCTACTTCGAGATTCCCCGGCAGGTGTCGCTGGAGGACCTCGCCGAGGAACTCGACGTCACCCACCAGGCGCTCTCCGAACGACTCCGCCGGGCCGAGCAGGCCCTGCTGCGTGCGGAGTTCGGGGACTGA
- a CDS encoding helix-turn-helix domain-containing protein, translating into MSGRDESTNPFSLLADETRLGIVEAIGDRSGDGEYASLSYSTIQTALGEVDSGRLNYHLRQLEGRFVEHTDDGYRLLIPGIRVYQAVTSGQLAADRPTVPPTEIDSPCGDCGDPLFVSYEEGRVFVRCPTCDVTYHRYPLSPSAFDPGDAASLADAGLTVAFADLRSMLAGVCPYCSGVVECTLSADDRGDLGLEGPETFAHLTCSTCGWFNHPQATMATYLHHTTAVFYERHGRAAPHSRLTVEGEWSETVRSTDPWRVEVRVTLDGDTLRHVVDENLDVVEWEVDGWGTTRQRPAKHGRRAVTLDRTASTASGESPFSLLADETRLGIVEAIGDRSGDGEYASLSYSEVRAALDGVDTGNLNYHLRKLRGRFVERTDDGYRLLIPGIRMYQAVASGQFAGDRPTVPPTEVDSRCEGCEEPVQVAYEDGRFFVRCPTCEVTQIRYPLSPNAVDPTDVDGLVSVAMTKIHLDLRSMLDGLCPYCSGAVHHDVSTADRGDLGLDERDAFAHLTCSTCGWFNHPAVEMVAFHHHATEQFYEERGRPGHYTRPNVDGELEVTVESEDPWRIEVRVTLDGDTLRHVVDGDLDVVEWEVVD; encoded by the coding sequence ATGAGCGGTCGCGACGAGTCGACGAACCCCTTCTCCCTCCTGGCCGACGAGACGCGCCTCGGCATCGTCGAGGCCATCGGCGACCGAAGCGGCGACGGCGAGTACGCCAGCCTCTCGTACTCGACGATTCAGACGGCGCTCGGGGAGGTCGACTCCGGGAGACTCAACTACCACCTCCGACAGCTCGAAGGGCGGTTCGTCGAACACACCGACGACGGCTATCGACTGCTGATTCCCGGCATCCGGGTGTACCAGGCCGTGACCTCTGGCCAGCTCGCGGCCGACCGGCCGACCGTCCCGCCGACCGAGATCGACTCGCCCTGTGGTGACTGCGGCGACCCCCTGTTCGTCTCCTACGAGGAGGGACGGGTCTTCGTCCGCTGTCCGACCTGCGACGTCACCTACCACCGGTATCCGCTCTCGCCGAGCGCCTTCGATCCCGGCGACGCGGCGAGCCTCGCCGACGCCGGGCTGACGGTCGCGTTCGCCGACCTGCGGTCGATGCTCGCCGGGGTCTGCCCGTACTGCTCGGGCGTCGTCGAGTGCACCCTCTCGGCGGACGACCGTGGTGACCTCGGACTGGAGGGTCCCGAGACGTTCGCCCACCTCACCTGCTCGACCTGTGGCTGGTTCAACCACCCGCAGGCGACCATGGCGACCTACCTCCACCACACGACGGCGGTGTTCTACGAACGCCACGGCAGGGCCGCCCCGCACTCGCGACTGACCGTCGAGGGCGAGTGGTCCGAGACCGTTCGCTCGACCGACCCCTGGCGAGTCGAGGTCCGGGTCACCCTCGACGGCGACACGCTTCGACACGTGGTCGACGAGAACCTCGACGTCGTCGAGTGGGAGGTCGACGGGTGGGGCACCACGCGTCAACGGCCCGCGAAGCACGGACGACGAGCCGTGACGCTCGACCGAACGGCGTCGACGGCATCCGGTGAGAGTCCGTTCTCGCTGCTGGCCGACGAGACGCGCCTCGGCATCGTCGAGGCCATCGGCGACCGAAGCGGCGACGGCGAGTACGCCAGCCTCTCGTACTCGGAGGTGAGAGCCGCCCTCGACGGGGTCGACACGGGGAACCTCAACTACCACCTCCGGAAGCTCCGTGGCCGGTTCGTCGAACGGACCGACGACGGCTATCGACTGCTTATCCCCGGCATCCGGATGTACCAGGCCGTCGCCTCCGGCCAGTTCGCGGGCGACCGACCGACCGTCCCACCGACCGAGGTCGACTCCCGGTGTGAGGGCTGTGAGGAACCGGTCCAGGTCGCCTACGAGGACGGCCGGTTCTTCGTCCGCTGTCCGACCTGCGAGGTCACCCAGATCCGCTACCCGCTCTCGCCGAACGCGGTCGACCCGACCGACGTCGACGGACTGGTCTCGGTCGCGATGACCAAGATACATCTCGACCTGCGGTCGATGCTCGACGGCCTCTGTCCGTACTGCTCCGGAGCGGTCCACCACGACGTCTCGACGGCCGACCGCGGCGACCTCGGACTGGACGAGCGAGACGCCTTCGCGCACCTCACCTGCTCGACCTGTGGCTGGTTCAACCACCCGGCGGTCGAGATGGTGGCGTTCCACCACCACGCGACCGAACAGTTCTACGAAGAGCGCGGGCGGCCCGGCCACTACACCCGGCCGAACGTCGACGGTGAGCTGGAGGTGACGGTCGAATCGGAGGACCCGTGGCGTATCGAGGTCCGGGTCACCCTCGACGGCGACACGCTTCGACACGTGGTCGACGGCGACCTCGACGTCGTCGAGTGGGAGGTCGTCGACTGA
- a CDS encoding tRNA pseudouridine(54/55) synthase Pus10 — translation MDLIEVTERAVATGPLCDSCLGRLVADRSFGLTNAERGRAMRTAHALAVDEPYEPPEETCWVCEGECERFEAFAERAVAALEGWEFETYQVGTRVSPLLEENEAFLREDAGLEPADGDYDHESDAETDDAPKETLNKEFNREVGKRIGAATGTDVDLERPDVLVLIDLSTDEIDVQVNSAFVYGRYRKLERDIPQTRWPCTDCNTTGIKRGEECEACEGTGFRYGTSVEQLTAPPVVEAMDGEEATFHGAGREDVDALMLDTGRPFVIEVKQPRRRDVDVAALEEAVNEFAGGRAEVEGLRLATHDMVERVKSLDASKTYRAQVEFDEPVDEAALATAVEELDGATVEQRTPHRVDQRRADIVRTRTVYGIGADLDDDRHATVEIHGEGGLYIKELVSSDEGRTEPSLAGLLGVGATVTALDVLAVEGEDEPFERSEFFRDATA, via the coding sequence ATGGACCTCATCGAGGTGACGGAGCGGGCCGTGGCGACGGGGCCGCTCTGTGATTCGTGTCTCGGACGACTCGTCGCCGACCGGTCGTTCGGGCTGACGAACGCCGAGCGCGGCCGGGCGATGCGCACCGCCCACGCGCTGGCCGTCGACGAACCCTACGAGCCGCCCGAGGAGACGTGCTGGGTCTGCGAGGGCGAGTGCGAGCGGTTCGAGGCGTTCGCCGAACGCGCCGTCGCCGCCCTCGAGGGCTGGGAGTTCGAGACGTACCAGGTCGGGACGCGCGTCTCGCCGCTGCTGGAGGAGAACGAGGCGTTCCTCCGCGAGGACGCCGGTCTCGAACCGGCGGACGGCGACTACGACCACGAGAGCGACGCGGAGACCGACGACGCTCCCAAAGAGACGCTGAACAAGGAGTTCAACCGCGAGGTCGGCAAGCGAATCGGGGCGGCGACGGGCACCGACGTCGACCTCGAACGGCCGGACGTCCTCGTCCTCATCGACCTCTCGACCGACGAGATCGACGTGCAGGTCAACTCCGCGTTCGTCTACGGCCGGTACCGGAAGCTCGAACGCGACATCCCCCAGACCCGCTGGCCCTGCACCGACTGCAACACGACGGGCATCAAACGGGGCGAGGAGTGCGAAGCCTGCGAGGGGACCGGCTTTCGCTACGGGACGAGCGTCGAGCAGTTGACCGCTCCGCCCGTCGTCGAGGCGATGGACGGCGAGGAGGCGACGTTCCACGGCGCGGGCCGCGAGGACGTGGACGCCCTGATGCTCGACACCGGCCGCCCGTTCGTCATCGAGGTGAAGCAGCCCAGGCGGCGCGACGTGGACGTGGCCGCACTGGAGGAGGCGGTCAACGAGTTCGCCGGCGGCCGTGCGGAGGTGGAGGGCCTGCGACTCGCCACCCACGACATGGTCGAGCGGGTGAAGAGCCTCGACGCATCGAAGACCTACCGCGCACAGGTCGAGTTCGACGAACCGGTCGACGAGGCGGCGCTCGCGACGGCCGTCGAGGAACTGGACGGGGCCACTGTCGAACAGCGGACGCCCCACCGCGTCGACCAGCGCCGGGCCGACATCGTGCGCACCCGGACGGTGTACGGCATCGGTGCCGACCTGGACGACGACCGTCACGCCACCGTCGAGATACACGGCGAGGGCGGCCTCTACATCAAGGAGCTCGTCAGCAGCGACGAGGGCCGGACCGAACCGTCGCTGGCCGGACTCCTCGGCGTCGGCGCGACGGTGACGGCACTCGACGTGCTGGCCGTCGAGGGCGAGGACGAACCGTTCGAACGCTCCGAGTTCTTCCGCGACGCCACGGCCTGA
- a CDS encoding GNAT family N-acetyltransferase, protein MDSTYSLHHRVPTADELAHLRELNEMGARSMAGLRRGLPNSLFGVVVTTSEEGAEVVVGTGRVVGDGASVFHVCDMVVHPDHQSEGLGTRIMDALMAYIEEAASLDAYVNLLADVEGFYERWGFERTAPVSRGMFLRTE, encoded by the coding sequence ATGGACTCCACGTACTCCCTCCACCATCGCGTGCCGACCGCCGACGAACTGGCACACCTCCGGGAACTGAACGAGATGGGGGCTCGCTCGATGGCGGGTCTCCGGCGTGGCCTCCCGAACTCGCTGTTCGGCGTGGTCGTGACGACGAGCGAGGAGGGGGCCGAAGTGGTCGTCGGCACCGGGCGCGTCGTCGGCGATGGAGCATCGGTGTTCCACGTCTGCGACATGGTGGTCCACCCCGACCACCAGAGCGAGGGTCTCGGTACGCGAATCATGGACGCGCTGATGGCGTACATCGAGGAGGCGGCGTCGCTCGACGCGTACGTCAACCTCCTGGCGGACGTCGAGGGGTTCTACGAACGATGGGGGTTCGAACGGACCGCCCCCGTCTCCCGTGGGATGTTTCTCCGGACGGAGTGA